A stretch of Coccidioides posadasii str. Silveira chromosome 2, complete sequence DNA encodes these proteins:
- a CDS encoding uncharacterized protein (EggNog:ENOG41KOG1290~COG:T), whose translation MSHLMHLKLSLERHLRAKPSRMSTVIAEALPERLPVEEECSSSYSPNHFYPVRLGEIFNERYQVVAKLGFSSNSTIWLAKDLHQWRWRSARYVAVKVNANPDDVKSAAEREFQVSQLLEGTKSRLVNSKPAGITGHQYAHILQDYFNLNGPHGVHFCTISDPLGESLEDLKQRLEGRIPLNLLKAVTRMILRGLEFLHAECLFIHTDLKPESIRLTLGRWKPQAVARAERKTPRPQKKLEDRTIYTSRQAGDLNDLVRVVITDFGASVAGNDCFRYEHLIQSLPYRAPEVIIGAGWSYGADIWNLGVMIWDLLEGKNPFDSISSMNAASARKHLARLIGFLGHPPNDLLARGSDTHRYFDDKGNVQTILHLTTQLMGW comes from the exons ATGAGCCATTTAATGCATTTGAAACTTTCCCTCGAGCGGCATCTCCGGGCCAAACCTTCCCGGATGAGCACGGTTATCGCCGAAGCTCTGCCGGAACGTCTTCCTGTTGAGGAGGAATGCAGCTCTTCCTACAGCCCAAATCACTTCTACCCCGTGCGTCTCGGAGAGATCTTCAATGAGAGATACCAAGTCGTTGCAAAACTTGGTTTTTCATCCAACTCAACTATTTGGTTGGCGAAAGACCTTCACCA ATGGCGTTGGCGCTCGGCACGCTACGTTGCCGTCAAAGTAAATGCGAACCCTGACGATGTCAAGAGTGCTGCTGAAAGGGAATTCCAAGTCTCCCAGCTTCTCGAAGGGACCAAATCACGCCTCGTCAATAGCAAGCCGGCCGGGATTACGGGACACCAGTACGCCCACATACTACAAGACTATTTCAACCTGAATGGGCCGCATGGAGTCCATTTCTGTACCATCTCTGATCCCTTGGGAGAGTCTCTCGAAGATTTAAAGCAGCGCTTAGAAGGGAGGATTCCTTTGAATCTCCTGAAGGCTGTCACCAGAATGATACTCAGAGGCCTTGAGTTCCTTCACGCCGAGTGCCTCTTCATCCACACAG ATCTGAAGCCGGAAAGCATAAGGTTAACTCTGGGGAGGTGGAAACCTCAAGCTGTCGCGCGGGCCGAACGGAAAACACCACGGCCTCAGAAGAAACTCGAAGATCGGACAATATATACTTCGCGCCAGGCCGGCGATCTCAACGACCTGGTAAGAGTAGTGATCACTGACTTTGGAGCTTCGGTGGCTGGAAATGACTGCTTTCGGTATGAGCATCTAATACAATCCCTTCCATACCGCGCTCCAGAGGTAATCATTGGGGCGGGATGGAGTTATGGTGCCGATATCTGGAATCTCGGCGTCATG ATTTGGGACTTGCTTGAAGGAAAGAACCCATTCGATTCAATCTCTAGCATGAACGCAGCTTCAGCTAGGAAGCATCTTGCTCGTCTCATCGGCTTCCTCGGGCATCCACCAAACGATCTTCTTGCTCGGGGGTCAGATACCCATCGATATTTTGATGATAAAGGTAATGTTCAAACTATTCTCCACTTAACTACCCAGCTAATGGGTTGGTAA
- the CSR1 gene encoding phosphatidylinositol transfer protein csr1 (EggNog:ENOG410PM2G~COG:O~BUSCO:14499at33183) has translation MPLLARCPTLLSATPPLVTSSTSAALSRSLPRYSSSSLRPIARPSINLSTKKNSQFSRQFHASSAAMTIKTFFDVEYTDHSGAKKTERIVFNLFDEDVPKTAENFRALCTGEKGFGYKGSSFHRIIPKFMLQGGDFTRGNGTGGKSIYGDKFADENFKRTHTGPGILSMANAGPNTNGSQFFITTEKTSWLDGKHVVFGEVANPESLQAVMNIEKTGSSSGAITTKTKPTIVDCGQL, from the exons ATGCCCCTCCTTGCGCGCTGCCCCACCTTGCTCTCTGCTACCCCGCCTCTGGTCACTTCGTCTACAAGTGCTGCTCTCTCCCGCTCTCTTCCTCgttattcttcttcctctcttcgACCCATTGCTCGTCCTTCCATCAATCTCTCCACCAAGAAAAACTCCCAATTCTCTCGACAGTTTCACGCTTCCTCCGCAGCCATGACGATCAAGACTTTCTTCGACGTCGAATACACCGATCACTCGGGAGCTA AGAAGACTGAGCGGATCGTCTTCAACCTCTTCGATGAGGATGTCCCAAAGACTGCAGAGAACTTCCGTGCTCTCTGCACCGGCGAGAAGGGCTTCGGATACAAGGGTTCTTCTTTCCACAGAATCATCCCCAAGTTCATGCTTCAGGGTGGTGACTTCACTCGCGGCAAT GGCACTGGTGGCAAGTCCATCTACGGTGACAAGTTCGCCGATGAGAACTTCAAGCGCACCCACACCGGCCCTGGTATCCTGTCCATGGCTAATGCCGGCCCCAACAC CAACGGCTCTCAATTCTTCATCACCACCGAGAAGACTAGCTGGCTTGACGGCAAGCACGTCGTCTTCGGTGAAGTTGCCAACCCTGAGTCCCTGCAGGCTGTCATGAACATCGAGAAGACTGGCAGCAGCTCCGGCGCCATCACCACCAAGACCAAGCCAACCATCGTCGACTGCGGTCAGCTCTAA
- the SSU72 gene encoding RNA polymerase II subunit A C-terminal domain phosphatase (BUSCO:285477at4751~EggNog:ENOG410PFTI~COG:A~BUSCO:11511at33183), translated as MNSDPRLAGNASSRSVTPNPPPPPPPPPLPEELQSIPSAPSQAPDGPVEKPSSTPPHPTSTSYKLKFCTVCAANQNRSMEAHNRLAAPPSSYPVISFGTGSLVRLPGPTITQPNVYNFNTVSYSQIYDELQSKDPRLYRNNGVLPMLDRNRSVKWGPERFQEWLPGMPRLDHVSRGDKGSLGTEGGIVDVIITCEEKCWDAVVDDLMNRGAPLNRPVHVFNVDIRDNHEEALIGSKAILDLADRLNESADQERKINGIDGWDQGGGAARKGFDEKVPEILAKWQEKWPNLPALWTLSWF; from the coding sequence ATGAATTCAGATCCTCGCCTAGCTGGCAACGCCAGTTCAAGATCAGTCACTCCAAACCCTCCGCCGCCTCCTCCGCCTCCACCTCTACCAGAAGAGCTTCAGTCGATCCCATCAGCACCATCCCAAGCGCCTGATGGTCCCGTAGAAAAACCATCCTCTACCCCTCCACATCCCACATCTACATCCTACAAGCTCAAATTCTGCACAGTATGCGCGGCAAACCAAAACCGCTCTATGGAAGCTCACAACCGCCTCGCCGCTCCCCCTTCGTCATATCCAGTTATCTCATTTGGCACGGGGTCATTGGTCCGCCTCCCTGGTCCGACGATCACCCAACCAAACGTGTATAACTTCAATACTGTATCATATTCTCAAATCTACGATGAACTGCAATCCAAAGACCCGCGGTTATATAGGAACAATGGCGTCTTACCCATGCTTGATCGAAACAGGAGTGTTAAATGGGGACCGGAGCGCTTCCAAGAGTGGCTCCCTGGAATGCCACGCTTGGATCATGTATCACGGGGTGATAAAGGCAGCCTTGGGACAGAAGGTGGTATTGTTGATGTGATTATCACATGTGAAGAGAAGTGCTGGGACGCCGTGGTGGATGATTTGATGAATCGCGGCGCGCCGCTAAATCGGCCGGTTCATGTCTTCAATGTCGATATTAGAGACAACCACGAAGAAGCATTGATTGGAAGCAAGGCGATCCTTGACCTCGCCGACCGATTAAATGAATCTGCCGACCAGGAACGAAAGATAAACGGGATTGATGGCTGGGATCAGGGAGGTGGTGCAGCTCGAAAGGGATTTGACGAGAAAGTGCCCGAGATCCTTGCCAAGTGGCAGGAGAAATGGCCTAATCTCCCTGCTTTATGGACTCTCTCGTGGTTTTGA
- a CDS encoding uncharacterized protein (EggNog:ENOG410PHTJ~COG:L~BUSCO:1040at33183), whose translation MVNHWEIDNSDASTQSSEDDGLTDPVPREGPSNININDAVGNGDKPIIDISDTPSAENDNNDDNDFFSDGETTYLQFKNRKKRKRSAALKRNSKRAQNSSIVGRREERKDNDNEGHIRKKARQMRSYGEASSEGEAMEDAFPDYLQKRRSQFDKRRERLLEAGLRLPPDYESVEFSDDERLQDLREKPSFTNINPCRKYEDIQLPYSLGLVPAPIAQWLRDYQVEGASFLHELFVYQKGGILGDDMGLGKTVQVIAFLTAAYGKTGDERDAKRMRKIRRKGDSIWYPRSLIICPGTLIQNWRSELSRWGWWSVEVYHGDTKEEALQSAISGRVEILITTYTTYRMNKDSLNMVEWDCVVADECHLMKDRRSETAKSMHELNALCRIGLTGTAIQNKYEELWTLLNWTNPGKFGPASTWKTTISDPLKIGQSHDATVYQLSKARKTAKKLVKNLLPAFFLRRMKTLIADQLPRKSDRVVFCPLTETQADAYENLLDSAMIECIKMSSDPCPCGSKKKAGWCCYKRIPGGGPWQNYVFPAISNLQKLCNHPATLIPQSTDPEEKQEKDLAMLEVAVPDQWRELYRTRGSILNYSNPEFCGKWKVLKKLLKWWHANGDKVLVFSHSVRLLRMLQMLFNHTSYNVSYLDGTMSYEDRAKVVDDFNADPRQFVFLISTKAGGVGLNITSANKVVVVDPNWNPSHDLQAQDRAYRIGQRRDVEVFRLVSAGTIEEIVYARQIYKQQQANIGYNASTERRYFKGVQEKKDQKGEIFGLRNLFEYKDNNIVLRDIVNKTNVAESKAGVDVVDFEIDERGDDENKTLESTDAYTEDATMSQLAALVQDGSDAIKKWGEKDRSVTPARHDPIQAILASAGVEYTHENSEVIGSSKIEEQLSRRAEMAADGGDIGKEQVFQASQGDASSSSLSALTWDGKLVRFKYHPPEDVMRRQFCSMAKESGYENATEFALVVEGMTQADRRAWLEKWYKTRRELLLGERPRTKSPRTGMKINEELGQT comes from the coding sequence ATGGTCAATCACTGGGAAATAGACAATTCGGATGCCTCCACACAAAGCAGCGAAGATGATGGATTGACAGATCCTGTACCAAGGGAGGGACCAAGTAACATTAATATCAACGATGCCGTCGGGAACGGAGACAAACCCATCATTGACATATCCGACACCCCGAGTGCGGAAAATGATAATAATGACGATAATGATTTCTTCAGCGACGGAGAAACAACTTATTTACAGTTTAAGAATAGAAAGAAGCGGAAAAGATCCGCCGCGCTGAAACGGAATTCGAAACGTGCACAGAACAGTTCTATTGTCGGCCGCCGCGAGGAGCGGAAGGATAATGACAATGAGGGGCATATTCGTAAAAAGGCTCGCCAAATGAGAAGTTACGGTGAGGCGTCTTCTGAAGGTGAAGCGATGGAAGATGCTTTCCCCGATTATTTGCAAAAGCGTCGCTCTCAGTTCGACAAGAGGAGGGAACGTCTCCTGGAGGCGGGCTTGAGGTTACCGCCGGATTATGAGAGTGTTGAATTCTCGGATGATGAGCGCCTGCAGGACTTGAGAGAAAAGCCTTCGTTTACGAATATTAATCCCTGTCGGAAGTATGAGGACATACAACTTCCGTATTCATTGGGGTTGGTACCCGCTCCGATTGCGCAGTGGCTTCGAGATTATCAAGTGGAAGGTGCAAGCTTCCTTCATGAGCTGTTCGTTTACCAAAAGGGTGGTATCCTCGGGGATGATATGGGCCTTGGGAAGACGGTACAGGTTATTGCTTTCTTGACAGCTGCCTACGGGAAGACCGGCGATGAGAGAGATGCCAAGCGTATGCGAAAAATCAGGCGAAAAGGAGACAGCATTTGGTATCCAAGATCCTTGATTATATGCCCAGGCACCCTAATTCAGAACTGGCGGTCTGAACTTAGCCGTTGGGGGTGGTGGTCTGTTGAAGTATATCACGGAGACACGAAAGAAGAGGCTCTGCAATCTGCCATTTCTGGGAGGGTTGAGATTCTGATTACCACATACACTACCTATCGCATGAACAAAGATTCATTAAATATGGTTGAATGGGATTGTGTTGTAGCTGACGAGTGTCATCTCATGAAAGATCGCAGGTCAGAGACGGCAAAATCGATGCATGAACTTAATGCTTTGTGTCGTATCGGCCTTACAGGGACCGCGATTCAAAACAAGTACGAAGAGCTATGGACCCTCTTGAATTGGACAAATCCTGGTAAATTTGGTCCGGCTTCAACGTGGAAGACCACGATTTCCGATCCGTTAAAAATTGGCCAGTCTCATGATGCCACAGTCTATCAACTCAGCAAAGCCCGGAAAACGGCGAAGAAACTGGTGAAAAATCTTCTCCCTGCATTTTTTCTTCGACGCATGAAGACGCTAATCGCAGATCAACTCCCGAGGAAGAGTGATCGTGTCGTGTTCTGCCCACTCACTGAAACTCAGGCAGATGCATATGAGAACCTGCTAGACAGCGCCATGATCGAATGCATCAAGATGTCTTCTGACCCCTGTCCATGTGGCTCAAAGAAGAAGGCGGGATGGTGCTGCTATAAGAGAATTCCTGGTGGCGGACCGTGGCAGAACTACGTGTTTCCAGCTATTTCCAATTTACAGAAGTTATGCAACCACCCTGCAACGCTTATTCCACAATCGACTGACccagaagaaaagcaagagaaagatcTTGCTATGCTAGAGGTTGCAGTACCCGATCAATGGCGCGAGTTGTATCGCACTCGAGGTTCGATCCTCAATTATTCGAATCCCGAGTTTTGTGGGAAATGGAAAGTTTTAAAGAAGTTGCTCAAATGGTGGCATGCGAACGGGGACAAAGTTCTCGTATTTTCTCACAGTGTTCGGCTGCTGAGGATGCTACAGATGTTGTTTAACCATACCAGCTATAATGTCAGTTATTTGGACGGCACAATGAGCTACGAGGACAGAGCTAAAGTTGTTGATGATTTTAACGCGGACCCTCGGCAATTTGTATTCCTCATATCCACAAAGGCTGGCGGTGTCGGCCTTAATATCACGTCAGCTAACAAAGTGGTTGTTGTCGATCCGAATTGGAATCCTTCGCATGACTTGCAAGCACAGGACCGTGCCTATCGTATAGGCCAACGGAGAGACGTTGAGGTATTCCGGCTGGTGTCTGCTGGTACGATTGAAGAGATCGTTTATGCCCGACAAATATACAAGCAACAACAAGCAAATATCGGATATAACGCAAGCACAGAACGAAGATATTTCAAAGGAGtgcaagaaaagaaagaccAAAAAGGCGAAATTTTCGGTCTTCGCAACTTATTTGAATATAAGGATAATAATATCGTTTTGAGGGATATCGTCAACAAGACGAATGTTGCAGAGAGTAAAGCCGGCGTTGACGTTGTTGACTTCGAAATTGACGAACGAGGAGATGATGAGAACAAAACCCTTGAATCCACTGATGCATACACTGAGGATGCTACAATGAGCCAGTTAGCGGCCTTAGTTCAGGACGGCTCCGATGCTATTAAAAAATGGGGTGAAAAAGATCGCTCAGTTACGCCGGCTAGGCATGATCCCATTCAGGCTATCCTAGCCAGTGCTGGTGTGGAATACACTCACGAAAATTCAGAGGTTATTGGCTCATCGAAGATCGAAGAACAGCTCAGCCGTCGCGCAGAAATGGCCGCTGATGGCGGCGATATAGGCAAGGAGCAAGTATTCCAGGCGTCCCAAGGCGATGCCAGTTCATCGTCACTCTCGGCACTAACCTGGGATGGGAAATTGGTCAGGTTCAAGTATCATCCACCTGAGGACGTTATGAGGAGACAGTTTTGTAGTATGGCGAAGGAGAGTGGCTACGAGAACGCGACAGAGTTTGCGTTGGTGGTAGAAGGAATGACGCAAGCTGACAGGCGAGCGTGGCTAGAGAAATGGTACAAGACGAGAAGGGAGCTTTTACTAGGGGAGAGACCACGTACGAAGTCACCGAGAACTGGTATGAAGATTAACGAAGAACTGGGCCAAACTTGA
- the SKI6 gene encoding Exosome non-catalytic core component (BUSCO:418680at4751~EggNog:ENOG410PI30~COG:J~BUSCO:13061at33183) — MPLDTSTTYRLTRLRLDGRRWNELRLVQAQISTNPASSGSSYLAMGNTVVVCNVHGPAEGKRSETAGGGGGAVVSVVVNIAGFAGVDRKKKSMMAGGGGGGGGGGDRQATTELSSALRDAFQPHLHTHIYPHSTISLHVSVLSSDGSIFAACINACTLALVDAGIPMPGLLCACTVGMSGRASTPAAELAQSRVGGINESLDPLLDLSRPEELELPHMTVANTNPVAGASEEGEEEEQMLSIVRMESGVHISYLETMFAVGIDGCKQVREILNGVLKSAGRRVLEGETGYQAGMDMEP; from the exons ATGCCCCTCGATACCTCTACAACCTACCGTCTCACCCGACTCCGTCTCGATGGCCGAAGATGGAACGAGCTCCGGCTTGTCCAAGCTCAAATCTCCACGAACCCAGCTAGCTCCGGTTCTTCATATCTCGCAATGGGGAACACCGTCGTGGTATGCAATGTCCACGGTCCCGCCGAGGGAAAGCGATCTGAAACTGCAGGTGGAGGGGGAGGAGCTGTGGTCTCAGTGGTTGTAAACATAGCCGGGTTCGCGGGTGTTGacaggaagaagaaaagcatGATGGCTggcggtggaggaggaggtggtggtggaggcgATAG ACAAGCTACGACTGAACTCTCGTCCGCTCTGCGCGACGCTTTCCAACCACACCTGCATACTCACATATACCCTCACAGCACGATATCACTTCATGTCTCCGTGCTCTCTTCTGACGGCTCCATATTTGCTGCTTGCATAAACGCCTGTACCCTTGCCCTGGTGGACGCCGGCATCCCCATGCCAGGCCTCCTCTGCGCGTGCACAGTAGGCATGAGTGGCCGTGCCTCTACTCCCGCCGCTGAACTCGCCCAGTCGCGAGTAGGCGGAATAAACGAAAGCTTGGATCCGCTGCTCGATCTATCTCGCCCCGAAGAACTAGAATTGCCGCACATGACGGTCGCAAACACGAATCCAGTTGCGGGTGCTTCAGAAGAGGGCGAAGAGGAGGAGCAGATGCTTTCTATCGTGCGGATGGAGTCTGGCGTCCATATATCGTATTTGGAGACCATGTTTGCGGTGGGAATTGACGGGTGTAAGCAGGTGAGAGAGATATTAAATGGGGTGTTGAAGAGCGCAGGCAGGAGGGTTCTTGAGGGAGAAACAGGCTATCAGGCCGGTATGGATATGGAGCCGTGA
- a CDS encoding uncharacterized protein (EggNog:ENOG410QE14~COG:T) has product MSLSQKGPVQMCQLVEERIFEEICWCTLQDMEGFFTKYFAGKDWSVRADAICQRVLELSSAGEWAKFPDPAVQNAVFDWWLWFQDNFL; this is encoded by the coding sequence ATGTCATTGTCACAAAAAGGACCTGTGCAGATGTGTCAGCTGGTGGAAGAGAGGATATTTGAAGAGATTTGTTGGTGCACCCTTCAAGATATGGAGGGCTTCTTCACCAAATATTTTGCAGGGAAGGATTGGAGTGTGAGGGCAGATGCCATCTGTCAACGCGTCCTGGAACTCAGCAGTGCTGGTGAATGGGCCAAGTTCCCTGATCCCGCGGTGCAGAACGCTGTCTTTGACTGGTGGCTTTGGTTCCAGGACAACTTCCTCTAG